From Salmo salar chromosome ssa09, Ssal_v3.1, whole genome shotgun sequence:
ACGCAAGAGCGTTATATCTTCTGACAGATGCACGGTTATGACAAGCGCATAGGCCGTCGACTGACATCTTACACTCTCCTTGCTAAAACAAAAAACGTTGTCCCTAAAAATCTTATTCACAAGAAAatcatgtattattatttgttgAAGGTCATATTTATTTAAGCTATATTGTTTCCAAAACATAATAGTATTTGTGGTAACATAGCGAAAACGAACTGTCCAATCATGACTGTAACTAACAAAAACAAGTTCTCTAAACTGAGATAGGGCCTTTACGCAACAACACAGGCCAGTAGCCTAGTTCAATATAGCCCGTTTAGCCTATTGGAGCAGTATGATAGGCTAAAAAGGTGTGAAACGGCATCGCAAGGGTGTGTATTTTGAAGCAAGGCAAGAACGAAATGTGTGGCTGCAAGATATGGCATGGCAAAGCTTTGAACACCTCATTTTGATTTGAGTTCATCTCCTCGTGCACCGCTGCGCCTTCCCTTCGTTATCCCACTAATATTCAACATCCGCCCCAAGCCTTCCGTCAACCATCTGTTTTAATGCAACCGTTTGAACTAGGAACTAAACGTTACCAATACACGCACTCACCGGTTCTGGCAAATAACACATCACTAACTTAGAAAGCCAATTTATTTTCGCAGTTCGTTcactattttatattttattagtAGAATAATGATcctgataaaaaaaaatgcagaACTCAAAATTAAAAAAGTTACACATCTGCCTACTTTGCGACAAGGCCCACGACACGCAAGTACACACGCAGACACGCAAAGTACGCACACGCACCGCACCCCCTGCTGACCCATGCGTTTTCCTATTTATTTTAACCATTAACAAATGCAAATTCTTTGCCCATGTACCAAAGTAAAAATCATGCTTACTTTGTTGCTCTGTTATCGACCGAATCCCCAGAATATCTGTTACCGAGTGCGATGAGGGCCATATCCTGTGCATAGCCATGTGTCCAGGGAGGGAGTGCATGCCCGGGGGAGTCGGTACTTTGGTCCCAGAGGCTCCGATGGGGGTCGGATACGAGTATATGTGGTTGTATGGTAGCGTTGGTTGAGGTGGTTGGTGAGACGACTGCTTGCTGGACTCATACTGGCTCTGCTGGGATAGATTGCCAATCTTGTTGCGGAGGATCCGACTGATGGAGCTCACAGATGGTAGATTAAATTTGTCACAAACGCCATCAGCCAGTAGCCTGTCCCGGATCTCCCATGCGAAAATACCCGGGTCCCTCTGCTTGTATGTCCGTATGTGCTTGACCACTGACGGCGTGGTGACCCGTGGCTTGCTGCCCCCGATCGCTCCCGGGAGTATAGAGCCGGTCTCGTTGTACCGGGCCAGTATCTTGCTGACGCAGCCGTGGGAGACCCGGAGCTGTCTGCTGATGTCGCAAGGCCTGATGCCCAGCTGAGCGAGCTCTACAATCCGCAGCCGGATGGCGTTGGGTAGCGGTCTGCCGTTGACGAAAACACCGCCGAGCTGGTTCACCTCTCCGAAGGCTGGCTCTGGTGTCATGGAAACATATAGAGAGACAGCTAAATGAAACACACATCTTATGTTAGACACCGTGTAGCTGTTGTAGCCTGTAATCACAACAATGCCATATTATGACTAGTGTTGTTAATCATGCCTAAATGCTAATGCGGTCTGCAATGTTGTTTCCACCCGGTTAAGGACGAATTAAATGCTTATTTACAGCATATGAGATTGTCTTAAATGTATTGGGATGTATATAGAATATGTATGTCTTTATACTACACTCAAAACAGATGCGTAAACCCCAATTTAGCGCGtgatgaaaataaaaacatgtcctCCCTTTAGACGCTCATAAAAACCCCGCACATTTTGTTCAGTTTGTCCATAACATACTGCTACATTGTAATGCCGTTGTGTTTTACTTTCGAGATACAGTTGCAGTACAAATGTGTTTTACGCATATCTATGCTATAGGCTAGTTTTACCAATCGGCTTCTAATAATGGTAATTGGAAAATCCCATCGTAAAAACCAACTGAAGCGTAAAACAACTATTCGGTGTATCCATACAATCGCCTTACAAGCAATATAGGCTAATCATAATTGAGGCAGGAATACCCGGGACCGAGCGCCTGTTACAGACTAACTCCATCATCGGCACAATGTTTCCATATAAACTTACCCATTGCGTTTAGTCCACAAATTATTATTGGGATCTCGGAGTTACACCTTCCGTCCAGTTCCGCGTCCAGTTTCACTGGTGTCTGGAAACCTGTCTAGGGGAGCACAAATCCTCGGTCTCCTCCGCCACGGGTTGGCTACTGCTAGAACCAAACTACGATAGTAGCGAGAAGGACAAATCCGCGATGTGTTTCCTGATGGCATGGGAGACAGGTTTACATTTCAATCCAGACAATCATGGGCCGGACTTCCAAAACTTTGCTTCTCCCCGAGGCTCGGTCCGCCAATGAAAGTTTGAGTTTGTAGAGAGCAGCTTTCCTATTGGATTGAAAGTTTGACATGACATATGCTCATGCAGCAAGGCAACCCCCTCTCTTCCACAGGAACTACAGACAGGGTTACCATACCACCACGAATTGTAATTATGAGTTGCACTACACAGGaatggtaaattataatattaatATTGTGATTATGAATCATACATAACAATGAATTAGGCTACAGGATAAACCACCAATGTAATAATCCCAATATAATAATAGTCAAGTGTTTGGCTTTTGCTGCCTATATAGTCAGTGAGGAATTAATCTGATATGAACACAAAATTATGAAAgtgaaaataacatcttacatATTGATATTCCATTTCCTCAGTTCAAATGGATAGTCTAACGTCCGTAAAGGCTGTCATCACTCACCAACCAAAGAAATAACAGGAGACATTGAGAATATTTGCACATCATGAAGTGGCGCTCAGAGTAAGGCCAATGTAGTATTCATAGGCCATGACTTTGACTTATAAatacacaaacaaaaacagacaaaACAAGTTACTGTCGGAGTTGGTCGTTAGGTCATTGCCTATATTGCGCATTCCTTTTAGGCTACTAATATACTTGTATTTCAAtgtgttttaaatatatattatcCTGGTGTAAAACATTTCATTTATATTCCAAAGTAGCTCAGGCCTTGTTTTGATTGTTCATTTGTGTATGCTTTAACACATTTTTCTTTATCTCTTTCCTCTTGCATCATTTTTCTATAATCGAGATAGGAAACAAATTCATATTTCTACATACAGACTAGGTTGTATGTTGATATTCAACtgagtgtttaaaaaaatataggtCTAATGAGTAATCTCAGAAAACTTGGCCTAGAGAGCAGACTATATTAATAGCTTGCTATTAATATCTTGAATAAATGTTAGATTTGCATATTCAACAGaatgtatttattaaaaaaaatatatgtatttgaGTTACTTATAATTGCATATTTCAAATACATTCTCAATTATTATGAAATATTTGATGAAAAAAAAGGAATATGAACCAGTAAGCATATGGAGGTTTGCTGTTATGTCATGTTTATTTATTCAACGTGTAGATACATACCATGAATGCGCTAGACTAACCCTACACCTATATTTCACTCATCTGACAGGCAATATAGAACGCCTTCCACACGTAGGTAATCGGACGCTTTGTTTCCTGTTTACAGGAGAAACTATAGCTCTTAAAGCGCTCGGTGGTTGGTTGACCTGTGCTCACGgttttctctttctcttgttGCTAAGGGTCACTTCACAACAGTAAGCTTAGTTTGCTCGGCATCTTAGAAACATATTTCAGGGTATCAACACTAGCATATAtcgtccatacacacacatacgtcGCTCAAGCTTATTCTGCACTGCATTTTGTCAAGATTGGCTTAGACTCTACCCATCTTCTTGCTGTCCGTGTCTTCCAGGGCCCTCATCTGTTATAGCAGCGATAGATTCCAGGTTAGTGATCACTGAACTCTAAAATCTTTCTCGTTCGTTTTCCAGCTGTTCTATTGGTGCATTTCCATACAGGATTTACCCCAGTGTTTTACCCCAAAGGCTCAGACTTTTCTCTTTCCATCTATGGGCCATGGCTCCGGCGGAACCGCTCTCACTTGGGGCCAAAGCCAGTCCACTGGTACTTTTCAGCTGGCATTTAGCCtacataacaatggctaactgtgaacTTATCACCGTCTCACAAACTGTTCTGATTgtgcagaggttgttgattctgctcttcaCAATTCCGGACTGTCTGCCTTAGCTATGGAAACACTATGTCCCTAGTATAGCCTAGTGTGACACTAGGTCTAATGCGTAACACTGATGTTACAGTCGAAAAGCTGCATAAGGGTGTTTCTGGTGTACGTATTTGTGCGGACCGGGCCGATTCCCCTGGCCCCCGCTCTCGATGGCAGCCACTAATGCCTTAAGGATAAAGGATCATGTTTTCGGTTGGAAAACGTGCTCAACTTGTTTCCATTGAGGTGCTTCGGATGTCTGGAATAACAAAGAGTCAAGTCTGAGGGATCAGAGGTCTCCGCTCAGCAATTAGCAGTGTAGATACTTTCAGATTCATGTGATAGTATTTAAAAAGCATTTATTTTACTAATATTATACTGATATTATTTCGCCTCATTCGGACCATGCATGGTGCAATGTTGATCAAGATTCGAAGTTTGCttatttatgattttttttaactaTCGGTTGGTTCAAGAGCAGATCCAGCTTCAAGTGCCAATTCAATTCCCCAGGGGCGCGCGTGCATTGGGGCCAATCAAGGCATCGAGGGAATTCGCTTGCCATCCATTCCACCTCCGTAACATTCTAATACGAACGGGTGTCTTGTGATGGGTCCCTCGTCTATTTAGCTCTATTCTTCTTTCTGTCAACACGTCATTTTATCGCAGTGAGACATAAATCTGAAGGGTAAATTGGGCATTGACAGATAAGTGTTAACGATGTGTGTAGAGGAATGTGAAGAGATATATACGGTCTTTAAGTCTGCCTAAAGAGAGAATAATTATCGTGCTTCATCAGCGAGATTTAGGCTCAGGTTGTATTACAGCCGAAACGATATTACAGCAGATGTttgtattattgttgttgttgttattggctgtattattattgttataactgtggatgtattcctgaaaaatattattatttgtataaAGGTGGTAGGCCTATagacctattattattattattatttattattatatttttgttATAGCCAAGCATGGTAGGAATTTACCATGTAAAAAAATACGTTGTGTATTCCATGTGCAGGCCTACTAggctacagtagacctacatccTCCTATGTGTATCTCTATGCATTTTCCTGTAACCCAGCCTCTTTGCTTTACATAATGCGTTGCGATCACCAAAATAGTTCAATTTGTAAATCCATGAATTGTGTATAACATTGCCTACCACTGAAGAGATTAAAGGTGAGGAGCGATGAATCGATGGAGATCACATGAATTACCATGGCACATCATGTAATCTATCAGATTAGCAGGGGATCTTTTGATGGCTGTGTTGCCATGATTTGTAGCCTATTA
This genomic window contains:
- the LOC106611306 gene encoding paired box protein Pax-9 isoform X1, translated to MAVSLYVSMTPEPAFGEVNQLGGVFVNGRPLPNAIRLRIVELAQLGIRPCDISRQLRVSHGCVSKILARYNETGSILPGAIGGSKPRVTTPSVVKHIRTYKQRDPGIFAWEIRDRLLADGVCDKFNLPSVSSISRILRNKIGNLSQQSQYESSKQSSHQPPQPTLPYNHIYSYPTPIGASGTKVPTPPGMHSLPGHMAMHRIWPSSHSVTDILGIRSITEQQISDSSSFPSAKLEEWSVINRTHFPPSASSPLVNGVQHKPPHSIEPEAKCTQMQSGLPTVNSYVTAPSIPAYHPPTPVSPYMGYSATTSAYVTGPTWQPPSGSALSHHSCDNIASSLAFKGMTAHHRDTLHPHTVSASAL
- the LOC106611306 gene encoding paired box protein Pax-1 isoform X3; its protein translation is MAVSLYVSMTPEPAFGEVNQLGGVFVNGRPLPNAIRLRIVELAQLGIRPCDISRQLRVSHGCVSKILARYNETGSILPGAIGGSKPRVTTPSVVKHIRTYKQRDPGIFAWEIRDRLLADGVCDKFNLPSVSSISRILRNKIGNLSQQSQYESSKQSSHQPPQPTLPYNHIYSYPTPIGASGTKVPTPPGMHSLPGHMAMHRIWPSSHSMQSGLPTVNSYVTAPSIPAYHPPTPVSPYMGYSATTSAYVTGPTWQPPSGSALSHHSCDNIASSLAFKGMTAHHRDTLHPHTVSASAL
- the LOC106611306 gene encoding paired box protein Pax-9 isoform X2, whose protein sequence is MEPAFGEVNQLGGVFVNGRPLPNAIRLRIVELAQLGIRPCDISRQLRVSHGCVSKILARYNETGSILPGAIGGSKPRVTTPSVVKHIRTYKQRDPGIFAWEIRDRLLADGVCDKFNLPSVSSISRILRNKIGNLSQQSQYESSKQSSHQPPQPTLPYNHIYSYPTPIGASGTKVPTPPGMHSLPGHMAMHRIWPSSHSVTDILGIRSITEQQISDSSSFPSAKLEEWSVINRTHFPPSASSPLVNGVQHKPPHSIEPEAKCTQMQSGLPTVNSYVTAPSIPAYHPPTPVSPYMGYSATTSAYVTGPTWQPPSGSALSHHSCDNIASSLAFKGMTAHHRDTLHPHTVSASAL